Within the Arachis duranensis cultivar V14167 chromosome 10, aradu.V14167.gnm2.J7QH, whole genome shotgun sequence genome, the region AACTAAATTTGTAACCTACAAGAATTCATATTCCTATACTTATTATATTTTaccattataaataatataataaatttataactccaataattaatttattaatttctataaataacttattaaatgtaataaacatctatattacaaatgtcataataatctattaatcataataaattttactttacaaatatttaaattccatACTATTTGAACTACTTAAATAAGTCTCTTATCATTTTTAGTACAAAAACTTTATTTTCGCactacacaacatctcaaattTACTAAATAGAGCATCATTCTTTGAACAATATcaccaaacaaacaaataattgATTTATCAAAATTTGCGTAGTTCCAATATGAAAAACATTAACACCCacaaatgaagaagaattttTTTGCTTACAAATGATTATACTATttcaattattcttattaaaaataacttatttaaaaaaatctacatatttttgttctttttattgtagatgttattgaaaaattacatgcatatcaagagattaaagaaaaagaaaatcatacaaattcataattttatattatatttttcgtattttttattctcatttattttctaaaccaaagtaattttaaatttgacacaTTTTCTTACTAGATATATTCAAATACATcatgattataaaattaatatattatatttttggtcTTTAATTATTTGCAAGGCAAAGAATACCATATAAGAAGACAAAGTATgacaattattaaaataaatagaagcaacaaataaaaatgtaatgttGTACAACTCTAATATAAAAGGcctatttcttttttaaaaataaataaattcaaatttataaactaataaattatattttaatttatattaaatagaagCAATAAATCAAAATGTAGTTTTGTATAATTCTAATATAAAAggcttctattttttttaaaataaattaattcaattttttaaactaataacctatattttaatttatattacttttagttaaataattatatagaattatatacaaattattaaataaatattatgcaaaatagttttaatataaataatttaaatttaacattaatttatatattattaatcaatcatataaataatacaacacttattaaaatatactatataatataattaatttacctCTTCGCACATCGCGTGGGTCTCACTCTAGTTTATTTACAATAACAGTCATTAAcctaaatttctttttaataacaTCATAAAACATTCAATAATATAGTGCCCGTCAAGTGCCCCTTGCTTTTCACAATtccttcttttctctcttcacTCCTCGGTCTTCACCTAAGTACCTAACCCTTTTGTCGGTTTGTCACATTCTCTTTGAAGTGCTGTTATTAACTTAATTGTTTTATTCATTAATCCCTCTCGTCCCCCTTTTTCCCTCTTTTCTCCTTCATCGACACGGTAGCAGAAATGGAAACAAAAGCTTCGTACAATGTAAAGAATGAAGAATGAATGGATGATTACATAAAGCTTTAGTATATAGCTACCaaacaataattttaatatcGATCATCGTTGGATGAGTTCGAAGGAGGGATGAATGATCAGTGGAAAAGAGAATACAACTAACGCTTGTTTAAGCTAAGGTGGCTCTTTCTCTAGGCTGCTAGTACCATACATGGAATTGACTATGGTGGCGGTTCAAAAATATGAGATAGTTATATAGACTTAATAGTTAAGGCATCCGTGGGATCTGCTTACAGTGGAATAGTGGATATTGGTGGTGCAGCAACGAAACAACAATGATTAACCCATCTCATATTTTTGTCAAagtttaaacgccagatacTAACTACGATTTAGGGTTTAAGTATGATTGTTGATACTAAAAATGAGACAGTAGTGAACAGGTATGAAAGTGGCTAAAAGGGACTAAATCCTAAATAGTCctttagatttatgattttttatggtCTCTCAAATCCCAAATTTACTGTACTAGTCTTAAGATTTAGTTCTGATCTCTGGACACTATATTAGTTTTTGAATTCCAGCACTGAATCCGCAAATAAAGTGCTAATCTAACTCTGACCTATATCATATTCAGTATTATTTTTAGCTTGACAAATTAGAACTAGTTCGACGTTTCATTCATTTACTCGGCATTTCATTTCAAGAATCACTACGGGAGATTAATCGGCTAAAAGGTTAAGAAATATGGGGTCAGGTGATAATCCTGTTAAATATCGTATCAACGATGTTTGTACGGTTTGTGTGTGTTGttctattaaatattttatttttataattacttTTTGGTATGACCAGTAAAAGTCGGTTACGAGTTATAGCTCGGTAACGCATGATCCCCGATTGTAACCGAGTATTCTGAATAATTAGCATTTATTTTCATCCAATAACGTCGGATACGCAGTTAATCCTCGGACGTTACAAGAAAACGATCAATTCCATCCAAACCAGATATAAGGAGAAGGCTAGCAACCAAAAAGGTATTCaatcttttcataaaaaatagctTTGACATATATACTACCTTTTGCTAACTTAATCattggagtgcctttgcaggtactcACCCCTCCTGTTCTGGTCAACCGACGTATACCACGTCTCGCTGGGAAGAAACGCCGACCTTCGTCAATAACCGAGTTATACCTCCACCTACCCAGGCAAGAACAGATTGGCGCTAGAAGGAGGGCCTCGTCGAAGATATTCCCTTCTGCGAGCCTTTAATTCCCTCACATTTGACGATGGCCGATGCGCCTCCCCCAACTCCGTCCGAGCTTTTTCGGATGGTAACTGAGCTTCAGCAAGCAAATCAACGTATGACTGAAGCAAATCAACGCATGACAGAGAAAAATCAGAGAatgcaacaacaaattcaacaattGGCTAATGCTCGCCTGGAACACAACAATGATCGTCGTGAGCAACAAGAAAATGATGAACGACAGTCCCAACCGACCCATGTCTCGGAGACACCTCAGGACGACGATGCAGACCATCAGAATGAGGACGCTATACCCGAAGACGAGAATGACGAGCGCGATAACTCGGCAGGACCCTTTACGGCCAACATCATGAACTTTCAAATGCCCAGATAATTCACGCTACCGACAACCCTAACTCCCTACGACGGGCTAGGGGATTCTAAGCAGCACATTAAAAAATTCTGATCTATTATGATCATTAACGGGGCATCTGACCCCATTTCATGTCGttgttttccttcctttttATATGGACCCGCACTTGACTGGTTTTGCTCTTTACCTGCAGATTCTATTTCGCGCTTCCAGGAACTCGCAAAGCAGTTTGAAGACCATTTCGCAGCGTCAGCAATTTACCTACATGATTCTGATTACCTGACTACCATTAAGCAAGGTCCGCAAGAAAGTTTGAAGGACTATATTTCCTGTTTCACAAAGATCGCCATGCGAATCACTGATCTTCACCCAGAGGTCCACTTGCACGCCATTAAAAGCGGCCTCCGCCCTGGCAAATTCCAAGAAGCTATTGCAGTAGCCAAGCCAAAGACTCTGGCCAAGTTTAGGGAGAAGGCCAAAGGACAGATAGACATCGAAGAGCTCCGTCAAGCACGATGAGCAGAAAAGTTGGCTTTCACAAAAGACGATGATAAACTTTGGGAGAGCAAGAAGAGTTTCGAGCCCGTGCCCCGCTACGAGTCCTACACTCAGTTCAACACAAAGAGAGACGACATTATCAAGGAAATATTAAATTTCAAGTTAATCAAACCTCTCCGTAAAGCTGGCAGTTACGCTGAGCCGAAGAACATTGATAAATCCAAATACTGCACATTTCACCAAAAACACGGCCACACAACGGACGAATGTATGATTGTTAAAGATATCTTGGAGTGCTTAGCACGGCAAGGACATCTTGATAAATACATTGCAGGACACATGCAGAAACATCAAACTCCGAACTCCGACTAACATGCGCTAGCCTCGTTGtccaaagaaaaagacaaagccCCGGCTCAGCCTAGAGGGGGTAATTAACTGTATTTCAAGGGGTTACGCCGGCGGAGGAGAGACAAGCTCCGCAAGAAAGCGCATATACAGAGCGATGTTGGCAGTTGAACAATCTCCCAGCAATCCGCAACCAACCCCAGACGTCCCTGAAATGACTTTCGGCTGTGCTGATTTCAAGTTCGACCACATCAACTTTGACGATCCCGTAGTGATCTAAATTCAATTAGGTGACCTTATAGTTTGGAAAGTGTTACTTGATCCCGGAAGCAGTGCCGATGTATTATTCTTCGCCACGTTCCAGAAAATGAAGCTCAGCACTCATATCTTGCAGACTTACTCAGGAGACCTAGTTAGATTTTCAGGGGAGCGAGTCCCCGTGCTAGGATCAGCATGGTTACAAACCACACTCGGTGAGCAGCCTTTAACTAAAACACAAGATATACAATATCTTGTGGTCGATTGCTTTAGTCCTTATAATCTCATTTAGGAAGACCTTTTTTAAATAGGTTTGCTGCTATTGTTTCAACTTTTCATCTTTGTATCAAGTTTCTTGTGCAGGATAACATAGTTGCAACTGTTCATGGTGATCTACATGAAGCTCGGCAATGCTACAATAACAGCCTAAAGCCGATTAAAAGAAGCAGTCAGGCACGTGTCAATTCAATACAATCTGGACAACCACTGCTATGAGCTTGATCCAATGGCCAACTTTAAAGATCGCCCTACACCAAACGAAGATCTGACAGAAGTTACCCTCAACAAGGATCCCACCAAGTTCACCTTTATCGAAACATCCATCAACAATGAGGAAAAATAAAAGCTGATCAATTGCTTATGCCAGAATGCTGACCTATTTGCTTGTACTGCGGGGGACATACCTGGCATAGACACATCAGTGATCACACACAAATTAGCAATCAATCCAACGTCTCGGCCAAAAGAAAAGGAACCTCGGAACCGAGAAGCGTTTAGCATCTGTAGTAGAGGTTAAAAAGCTCATTGGTGCCGAGTTTATCCGAGAAATCCAGTTCAGAACATGGTTGGCCAACGTCGTAATGGTAAAGAAGAATAACGGTAAATGGCGCATGTGCATTGACATTACTGATTTAAATAAAGCCTGCCCTAAGGATGCTTATCCTTTGCCGAGTATTGACACTTTAGTTGATAATTCTTGTGGCTATGGTACCTTGagtttcatggatgcatactctggTTACAACAAAATCTTTATGCATCCAtcagaccaagaaaaaacagcATTTATAACTGAATATGGTAATTATTGCTATAATGTTATACCTTTCGGATTAAAGAATGCAGGTGCAACTTACCAGCGACTGATGAACAAGATCTTCGAGAAACAAATCGGCCGGAACATCGAGGTATATGTCGATGACATGGTCGTCAAAACAAGGGTCGGCCATCCTCACATACAAGACCTAGATGAGATATTTGCAGAGATCAGGAAATACAACATGAGGCTGAATCCCGAGAAGTGTGCGTTCAGCATCCGCGGGGGCAAATTCTTCGGATTCATTCTGACTAGCCGAGGtattgaagcaaatccagagAAATGCCAAGCGGTACTTGACATGCACAGTCTGACAACCATAAAAGAGGTGCAGCGTTTGACAGGCAGATTAGCCGCTTTGTCCAGATTCCTCCCATGCTTAGCATCTAAATCATACAGGTTTTATCAATGCTTGAAGAAAGACAAAAAGGTCTTTACTTGGAATGAGGATTGTGAAACAGCGTCCACCAATTTGAAGGAACTCCTTTCAAAACCACCTGTTCTACAAAAGCCCAAGCTCAGCCAACCCTATATTTGTATTTATCTATCACTGATATAGCAATTAGCTCTGTTCTCATTGCAGAAGAAGACAATCTTCAACGACCGATCTATTTCGTGAGCAAGTTGTTACAGAATGCCGAACTTCGTTATCCAAGACTCGAAAAGCTCGCCCTAGATCTAGTCTTCTCCGCAAGATGACTCTGACCTTATTTCCAAAGCCACACAGTAATTGTCAGAACCAACCACCCACTGCGTCAGATACTCGGTAAACCCGAGTTGGCGGGCCGACTCATTAAGTGGTCCATCGAACTCTCGGAATTTGACATCCTATATCAACCACGAGGATCCGTCAAACCACAATGGTTAGCCGACTTTGTAGCTGAATTCACAAGCTCACCTTCAGAACAGGAAAGCCAAACATGGACCTTGTTCATTGATGGTGCCTCAAACCCTCAAGGGTCTAGAGCGGGAATACTATTGGAAAGTTCGGATGGCATAGCTCTGGATCactccctctatttctctttcaaaGCCAGTAATAACCAAGTGGAATACAAAGCCCTCATAGCTGGGCTCAGGTTAGCAGCAGATTTACATATTACCAATTTAACTGTATACTGTGACTCATTATTAGTCGTTTAGCAAGTAAATCAGAGTTTTCAAACAAAAGATCAGATTCTATTGAATTACTTGAGCATTGTCCAGAGATTGTTAACCGAATTTTCTAAAATTGAAATTGTTCACATACCTCGAGAACAAAACCACAGAGCGGATGTTTTATCAAAACTAGCAACCACGCAAGCACACACTGCCACACTTTTGCAATCAACTTTAGATAAACCGAGCATTGAGACAATTAACATCTTAAACACTCTGAATAAAGAGAGTTGGCAGGAATCTTATATTCAATACCTCCGTCATGGTTCCATTCCGGAGGAAATTGAAGATAAGAGCAAGTTCAGACGACAAGCTTCTTTTTTTACCTTGTTAAATAACACCCTGTATAGGCGAGGTTACTCTcgaccattgttaaaatgcttGGACAGGTCAGAAGCCGATCTTGTTTTATCCGAGGCCCACGAAGGGATCTGTGTCATACACTCTGGAGCTTGGAGCCTAGCACAGAAAGTACTCCGAGCAGGTTTTTATTGGCCGACAATATGGGAGGATAGCATGCGCAGAGTCAGAACCTGCGACAATTGTCAAAAGCATTCGCCGATCATTAACATGCCGGCCAAGCATCTTCATCATTCAGTGGTAAGCTGGCCATTCAATAGGTGGGGAATAGATATCCTCGGACCTTTCCCCACTACTCCAAGACAGGTGAAATTTTTAGTAGTTACAATAGATTACTTTTCTAAATGGATAGAAGCGGAACCGCTGGCAAAAATAACATCATCACAAATGATAAGCTTCGTTTGGAAACATAATTTGTAGATTTGGTATACCAGGTCACATTATAACTGATAATGGTCAGCAGTTCACTGACCATAGTTTCAAGGAATttttgcagaatttaaagataAAACAACACTTTTCTTTTGTGGAGCATCCGCAGTCCAATGGCCTGGCAGAGGCCGCTAATAAAGTCATCCTACAAGCATTAAGGAAAAAGCTTGACAATGCAAAAGGGCTATGGGCCGAACTTATTCCTGAAATGCTATGGGCATATAACACAACAGCCCACTCGACAACCAATGAGACCCCATTCCGGGTGGTTTATGGATCTGAAGCAATGATCCCCATGGAAGTATCCCAAGGCTCCATGCGGACGTTAGCTGAGAATCATGAACAAGCTCGACAAGCAGAGCTTGACTTAATTGAAGAAGTTCGAGAGACGGCAGCTATTCGGCATAGGGCCTTACAGCAGCAAGTTGGCCGACGATATTCTCAGAGAGTAATTCCAAGATCATTCAACAACGGAGACTTAGTGCTTAGGAAAACTGAGCAAGCTCGCCGACCTCCTTCCCACAGGAAGCTCGCAGCAACCTGGGATGGTCCGTACCGAATAAGCTGGAGCAGCTGGATGGCACCCAAATTCCCAACACATGGAATATCAACTCATTGAAACAATATCATAGTTAGCAATAAGCAGCATATcagtactctttttcctacctTGAGAATTTTTTCCCAAAGGGGGTTTTTTGCTCATGGAGGTTTTAATGAGGCTGGTTTACCTGGAATAAAGCTGTACAGGTACTgctagaaataaaatttaattttttttttgcatatctTGTCGCATATCTTCCTCCAAAATTGAGAACTATTCTAAATTATCAGACATCATATTTCTTCAAAAGGAACtactaataaaacaaaaagttgCATTATCATATTACGAATGCGTAACAACGACGGCCATTAAGCTTCACAATGGCTACACAGCAGTTGATTAGGAAACAACAAAACCTAATCTATCAGTCCTTAACTTAACTACACAATTCCAATCCAACAAATGGAAATACATCCAAAACAATACACAGAAGTGTCTccttaacaaaacaaaaagaaaacaagaaaagcatTACTCTCCCAGATTATCATCCCCTTCCTCAGCAATCTCTTCATCATCCACAAGCCTTCCATCCCGAATTATTTTACCAGGATCCATAGCTAAGAATTCTCCATCAGGGACGAGAAATTTTGCCTGATTAACAGCACGCTCAAAGCTTTCTGCAAAGGCATCCAGAATATCACCTTCCTTATTGCTCTCAAACTCCTTCATCTTTGCAGATAACTCAACTACTCGGTCGTTTACAGCTGACAGatcattttctttctctttcaataAAGCAGCAATCCTCTCGTGACATTCTCTTTCCACTTTCAGTTCGGTCTCAACCTCGGAtaacttcttcttcaactctttCATACCCGTTTCACCCAAAGCTAACTGTTTCTTTAGCTCAGCAATTTCGGAAGCCTCGGACAATTGCctcttattctttttctcttgACAACGGCCAATGCTAGCCAATCGAA harbors:
- the LOC107470710 gene encoding uncharacterized protein LOC107470710; protein product: MIINGASDPISCRCFPSFLYGPALDWFCSLPADSISRFQELAKQFEDHFAASAIYLHDSDYLTTIKQGPQESLKDYISCFTKIAMRITDLHPEVHLHAIKSGLRPGKFQEAIAVAKPKTLAKFREKAKGQIDIEELRQAR